The following proteins are encoded in a genomic region of bacterium:
- the panB gene encoding 3-methyl-2-oxobutanoate hydroxymethyltransferase, with product MARDSKITVKTILKKKVEGVPIVALTAYDYFTAKYLDEAGVDLILVGDSVEMVLYGSETTLTASMEKMLYHTEAVAKAVKRALVVADMPFLSYQTSIRDAITNAGRFLKAGAQAVKPEGGAEFAETIKALVNSGIPVLAHIGMLPQSVHKLGGYTTQGVEEASAKKLLEDAHAVEEAGAFAVVLEKVEEKTAKKITEELSIPTIGIGSGPYCDGQILVVNDILGLFDRFTPPFVKKYANLKEEIIKAAKKFAEDVREKKFP from the coding sequence GCTCTTACTGCATACGACTACTTTACCGCCAAATATCTCGATGAAGCCGGCGTTGACTTGATACTCGTCGGCGACTCCGTTGAGATGGTTCTTTACGGCTCCGAAACCACACTTACCGCCAGCATGGAGAAAATGCTTTACCACACCGAAGCGGTCGCCAAAGCGGTTAAAAGAGCGCTTGTTGTGGCTGACATGCCATTTCTTTCATACCAAACCTCAATAAGGGATGCAATAACTAACGCAGGCAGGTTTCTTAAAGCTGGCGCACAAGCCGTTAAACCCGAGGGTGGAGCGGAATTCGCGGAAACGATAAAGGCATTGGTAAATTCGGGAATACCTGTCCTCGCACACATAGGAATGCTTCCGCAATCTGTGCACAAACTTGGCGGATACACCACGCAGGGCGTCGAGGAGGCATCGGCAAAAAAACTGCTCGAGGACGCACACGCAGTAGAGGAAGCAGGCGCGTTCGCTGTAGTGCTGGAAAAGGTTGAAGAGAAAACGGCAAAAAAAATAACCGAAGAACTATCCATTCCCACAATAGGCATAGGTTCAGGACCCTACTGCGATGGTCAAATATTAGTCGTAAACGATATTCTCGGTCTTTTTGACAGATTCACGCCCCCCTTCGTCAAAAAATACGCTAACCTGAAAGAAGAAATAATCAAAGCCGCAAAAAAATTCGCGGAGGATGTTAGAGAAAAAAAGTTTCCCTAA